A single region of the Drosophila miranda strain MSH22 chromosome 2, D.miranda_PacBio2.1, whole genome shotgun sequence genome encodes:
- the LOC108157353 gene encoding protein strawberry notch-like isoform X2 — MGTDQKSDNGEEPGRCPPSMTSSKPMQSGANYKPTLDSQGHCAPKTRIAAVTNDFGKEIPLSVITGADGLIKEFTILPSRKGTATVGGVTAGPQERESFTFEEIRAVMEDEKPYNLMHIVHSEPQVGDALAPNQSLQDEKVDYEENRVAESFVMYEPSKLQLPEPHSAMALVEKTILSSVSLPDISYDLKLPGSSPGCLSTQQLEAVVHACQTHERVLPCGERAGFLLGDGPGVGKGRIIAGIIYDNFLKGRQRALWVSVSNVLKCDVERDLKDIRGSKCECEKIKVVVLDTLNFWRISSEENDKFKAGIVFCTYTSLLAMSEKLDGKYDNRFQQVSSWLGKGFDGVIVFDECDNARNLTRDNVSVLLKLQKQLPNARMVYVLATEPSDPRKMTFMTRLGLWGPGTAYLKFDSFANEMQNRNPASMKMLCMDMKLRGTYIARQLSFKKVGVRIEEVAMTREFCKTYDHAAKLWAEINMKWQAACRLLHVEPYTQQKIWDEYWSSHQQFFRFLCLAGKVENALNLARHALDQGKAVVINLQSTEESWTIEYLKGHKGKLKEPVSTLKVIMRLFVEKYFPAPKLKDFNRLINMAVINTSQSKRHRLNSDEDAEYVESDETDMEKADSDKPMQERILVHLHDYLRSKQSKEKDTSGDITDYDVGCCIYMRYQMLCKIDFLGRRLPANTMDKLKARLGGHKAVAEITTRRGGIVSIKQVYQYMPRCSSVAHRDHVNFMEHQSFMADSKKVAIISETTAMGISLHSDKTVANQRQRVHIILELPSSLDLAIQQLGRTHRSNQVNTPEYVFVVADLVGERRMATTVAARLKALGAWIKDNTLSTDDSDLEQININNIHGPSSLYHVIQQMAGQRSIDPSEIPDTYKGDFLADCEVALGDVGVLNVETGENGVEIYSVAKDSSNVDRFINRLRGCCVEIQNFIFKFFIDNMYGGIAQMKRSGRFNIGILDLTAHEVSVKSVREIQFTRMFTNGSETTQLHTLQVERGMTFNTAMTIYRKRARKRYEGFYQLKKKKRDKRVVILCLVAKSSAQFAICLKDIQMEIYRPHIGRQVRIENLKSIASRFLRVKLKTAQKYWQEQYDVCLNTCSHIFWNRTCHFPDDCMDGKRIRTYNVLSGRVLPFWNRITNIFEKNRYRIQMISAKTDVGQNIVGIVVPNSVFKIIYSDLSSNVCKVEVLESTKE; from the exons ATGG GAACTGATCAGAAATCAGACAATGGGGAGGAACCAGGACGCTGTCCGCCAAGCATGACGTCATCGAAACCAATGCAATCGGGAGCCAATTATAAGCCCACTCTTGACTCGCAAGGCCACTGTGCCCCGAAGACCAGAATTGCCGCTGTGACGAATGACTTTGGCAAGGAGATACCACTCTCCGTAATCACGGGAGCAGACGGGCTGATAAAAGAGTTCACAATTCTTCCATCGAGAAAAGGTACAGCCACAGTGGGTGGGGTTACCGCCGGACCACAGGAGAGGGAGAGCTTCACGTTTGAGGAAATCAGAGCTGTAATGGAAGATGAAAAGCCCTATAATCTAATGCACATAGTCCATTCGGAACCTCAAGTCGGCGATGCTCTGGCGCCGAATCAGTCCCTACAGGATGAGAAGGTCGACTATGAGGAGAATCGGGTGGCCGAGTCCTTCGTTATGTACGAGCCCAGCAAGCTCCAGCTTCCCGAGCCACATTCGGCAATGGCACTGGTTGAGAAGACCATTCTTTCATCGGTGTCACTGCCCGACATCAGCTACGATCTGAAACTGCCCGGATCCTCCCCGGGCTGCCTGAGTACCCAGCAACTGGAGGCGGTGGTCCATGCCTGCCAGACCCATGAGCGGGTTCTACCCTGTGGGGAGCGGGCTGGCTTCCTTCTGGGCGATGGACCTGGCGTGGGAAAGGGCCGGATCATAGCTGGGATCATATATGACAATTTCTTGAAGGGCCGCCAGCGGGCACTTTGGGTCTCCGTCTCGAATGTACTCAAGTGCGATGTGGAGCGTGATCTGAAAGACATTCGCGGGAGCAAGTGCGAGTGCGAGAAGATCAAAGTGGTGGTCTTGGACACATTGAATTTCTGGCGTATAAGCTCCGAGGAGAACGACAAGTTCAAAGCAGGCATCGTCTTCTGCACGTACACCTCTCTGTTGGCGATGTCGGAGAAGCTCGATGGGAAGTACGATAACCGTTTTCAACAGGTTTCCAGCTGGCTGGGCAAGGGCTTTGACGGGGTCATCGTCTTCGACGAGTGCGACAACGCCAGGAACCTCACTCGGGATAATGTCAGCGTGTTGCTGAAGCTGCAGAAGCAACTCCCCAATGCTCGGATGGTTTATGTCTTGGCCACGGAGCCCAGCGATCCCAGAAAAATGACCTTTATGACGCGTCTGGGCCTGTGGGGCCCCGGAACGGCCTATTTGAAATTCGATAGCTTTGCGAATGAGATGCAAAATCGAAACCCAGCCAGCATGAAGATGTTGTGCATGGACATGAAGCTGCGAGGCACCTACATAGCTCGACAGCTGAGCTTCAAGAAGGTCGGCGTCCGCATCGAAGAGGTTGCCATGACGAGGGAGTTCTGCAAGACGTACGATCATGCAGCCAAACTCTGGGCCGAGATCAACATGAAGTGGCAAGCAGCCTGCCGCCTGTTACACGTCGAGCCCTACACGCAGCAGAAGATCTGGGACGAGTACTGGTCCTCGCATCAACAGttctttcgattcttgtgcCTCGCCGGCAAGGTGGAAAATGCCCTGAATCTGGCTCGTCACGCCCTCGACCAAGGTAAGGCGGTGGTCATTAACCTTCAATCCACAGAAGAGTCGTGGACTATCGAATACTTGAAGGGCCACAAAGGCAAGCTTAAAGAGCCTGTATCCACTTTGAAGGTGATTATGAGATTGTTTGTAGAGAAATACTTTCCGGCGCCCAAACTCAAGGATTTTAATCGTCTGATCAACATGGCGGTCATAAACACATCGCAATCAAAGAGACACAGGCTGAACTCCGATGAGGATGCCGAATACGTTGAATCCGATGAGACCGACATGGAAAAGGCCGACAGTG ATAAACCCATGCAGGAGCGCATCCTGGTTCACTTGCACGACTATCTGCGGTCCaagcaaagcaaagaaaaggACACTTCCGGAGACATCACCGATTACGATGTGGGATGTTGTATCTACATGCGATACCAGATGCTGTGCAAGATTGATTTCTTAGGTCGCCGGCTGCCTGCCAATACGATGGACAAGCTTAAAGCAAGACTAGGCGGCCACAAAGCGGTGGCCGAGATAACCACAAGACGGGGAGGAATCGTTTCTATTAAGCAGGTCTACCAGTATATGCCGCGCTGTAGTAGCGTGGCCCATCGGGACCACGTCAACTTCATGGAGCATCAAAGTTTTATGGCGGACAGCAAGAAGGTGGCCATCATTTCGGAGACCACCGCCATGGGCATCTCTCTGCACAGCGACAAGACTGTGGCCAATCAGCGCCAGCGTGTGCACATCATCTTGGAGCTTCCGTCGAGCTTGGACCTGGCTATTCAACAATTGGGTCGCACGCATCGCTCCAATCAGGTCAACACCCCGGAATATGTGTTTGTTGTCGCGGACCTGGTAGGCGAACGACGCATGGCCACCACCGTCGCCGCTCGATTGAAGGCTCTGGGTGCTTGGATCAAGGACAATACCCTGTCCACCGATGACTCAGATCTTGAACAGATCAATATTAACAACATCCATGGACCCAGCAGCCTCTACCATGTGATCCAACAGATGGCAGGCCAGAGAAGCATCGATCCCTCTGAGATACCAGACACGTACAAGGGGGACTTTCTGGCCGACTGCGAAGTGGCCCTTGGCGATGTGGGCGTGCTCAATGTGGAGACAGGAGAGAACGGCGTCGAGATTTATAGCGTCGCCAAGGACTCCTCGAACGTTGATAGATTCATCAACAGATTGCGCGGGTGTTGCGTGGAGATTCAGAATTTCATATTCAAGTTCTTTATCGACAACATGTACGGGGGTATTGCGCAAATGAAGCGATCGGGTCGCTTTAACATTGGAATCCTCGACCTGACGGCCCACGAAGTTAGCGTAAAGTCCGTTAGGGAGATACAATTTACAAGGATGTTCACCAATGGCTCGGAAACCACACAGCTGCACACGTTGCAGGTGGAACGTGGCATGACATTTAATACGGCTATGACCAT TTACCGCAAAAGAGCACGTAAGCGCTACGAAGGCTTCTATCAATTGAAAAAGAAGAAACGGGACAAAAGGGTAGTTATCTTATGCCTGGTAGCCAAGTCGAGTGCCCAGTTTGCCATATGCCTCAAAGACATCCAAATGGAGATCTACCGACCCCATATCGGACGTCAAGTGCGCATCGAAAACCTCAAGTCCATTGCCTCGCGCTTTTTAAGGGTCAAGTTGAAAACGGCCCAGAAATATTGGCAGGAACAGTATGATGTGTGTCTAAACACCTGTTCCCATATCTTTTGGAATCGCACGTGTCACTTTCCCGATGACTGTATGGACGGCAAGCGTATACGCACCTATAATGTGCTCTCGGGGCGTGTGCTGCCCTTTTGGAACCGCATTACTAATATCTTTGAGAAGAACAGGTACAGGATCCAGATGATTAGTGCAAAAACTGATGTAGGTCAGAATATTGTGGGTATTGTGGTGCCGAATTCCGTCTTCAAGATAATCTACAGTGATTTGTCTTCAAATGTTTGTAAAGTTGAAGTATTAGAATCCACGAAAGAGTGA
- the LOC108154286 gene encoding uncharacterized protein CG13380-like, with product MEGTDQNSIFARMNSIYGNLNGASPRSVKFLKPNYQKKQVVKKCLYVEANNNAEKKEEDIGSDLQSENIIIKTCICNSPAKALECGRCHHYLHGRVATICEKHPAEASLMDFRQCPYCLASAKVIKESEKTWAQIRQIEDAILSDGDL from the exons ATGG AGGGGACTGATCAGAATTCAATTTTCGCACGTATGAACTCAATCTACGGGAATCTTAACGGAGCATCGCCGCGCAGCGTAAAATTCCTTAAACCTAATTACCAAAAGAAACAGGTCGTCAAGAAATGCTTGTACGTGGAGGCCAACAACAATGCGGAGAAAAAAGAGGAGGATATCGGATCCGATCTGCAATCGGAGAACATTATTATTAAGACATGCATATGCAACAGTCCAGCGAAGGCCCTCGAGTGTGGTCGCTGCCACCACTACTTGCATGGACGCGTTGCCACAATATGCGAGAAGCATCCAGCT GAAGCTTCCCTTATGGACTTTCGCCAGTGTCCCTACTGTTTGGCGAGCGCCAAAGTAATCAAGGAATCTGAAAAAACTTGGGCTCAGATCCGTCAGATTGAGGACGCCATACTATCCGATGGTGATCTGTAA
- the LOC108154475 gene encoding uncharacterized protein LOC108154475, which translates to MPGPTKTSQLWNWSTRPPMPGRLSVPLFEEDKYVPARLAGGRSSVLAFAAGMLVAQLSEIEIVDEAKIMAKSKSKAKPKSKAKPKSRAKPKSTAAKQLLRKNQKNATQATRRSNKEPLPSKEDISNAVDLLSERMCYLGPP; encoded by the exons ATGCCTGGGCCGACAAAGACGTCCCAGCTATGGAATTGGTCAACGAGGCCTCCAATGCCTGGCAGGCTCTCAGTCCCGCTGTTCGAGGAG GATAAGTATGTGCCGGCTCGCCTCGCTGGAGGACGGTCATCGGTCTTGGCTTTTGCTGCCGGTATGTTGGTAGCTCAGCTGAGCGAAATAGAAATAGTCGACGAGGCCAAAATCATGGCCAAATCGAAGTCCAAGGCCAAACCGAAGTCCAAGGCCAAGCCGAAGTCTAGGGCCAAGCCGAAGTCCACGGCAGCCAAGCAGCTTCTGCGGAAGAATCAGAAGAATGCCACACAGGCCACACGGCGTTCAAACAAAGAACCCCTCCCATCTAAAGAAGATATTTCTAATGCCGTTGATCTTCTCTCTGAGCGGATGTGTTATCTTGGTCCACCTTAG
- the LOC108157353 gene encoding protein strawberry notch-like isoform X1, giving the protein MEGTDQKSDNGEEPGRCPPSMTSSKPMQSGANYKPTLDSQGHCAPKTRIAAVTNDFGKEIPLSVITGADGLIKEFTILPSRKGTATVGGVTAGPQERESFTFEEIRAVMEDEKPYNLMHIVHSEPQVGDALAPNQSLQDEKVDYEENRVAESFVMYEPSKLQLPEPHSAMALVEKTILSSVSLPDISYDLKLPGSSPGCLSTQQLEAVVHACQTHERVLPCGERAGFLLGDGPGVGKGRIIAGIIYDNFLKGRQRALWVSVSNVLKCDVERDLKDIRGSKCECEKIKVVVLDTLNFWRISSEENDKFKAGIVFCTYTSLLAMSEKLDGKYDNRFQQVSSWLGKGFDGVIVFDECDNARNLTRDNVSVLLKLQKQLPNARMVYVLATEPSDPRKMTFMTRLGLWGPGTAYLKFDSFANEMQNRNPASMKMLCMDMKLRGTYIARQLSFKKVGVRIEEVAMTREFCKTYDHAAKLWAEINMKWQAACRLLHVEPYTQQKIWDEYWSSHQQFFRFLCLAGKVENALNLARHALDQGKAVVINLQSTEESWTIEYLKGHKGKLKEPVSTLKVIMRLFVEKYFPAPKLKDFNRLINMAVINTSQSKRHRLNSDEDAEYVESDETDMEKADSDKPMQERILVHLHDYLRSKQSKEKDTSGDITDYDVGCCIYMRYQMLCKIDFLGRRLPANTMDKLKARLGGHKAVAEITTRRGGIVSIKQVYQYMPRCSSVAHRDHVNFMEHQSFMADSKKVAIISETTAMGISLHSDKTVANQRQRVHIILELPSSLDLAIQQLGRTHRSNQVNTPEYVFVVADLVGERRMATTVAARLKALGAWIKDNTLSTDDSDLEQININNIHGPSSLYHVIQQMAGQRSIDPSEIPDTYKGDFLADCEVALGDVGVLNVETGENGVEIYSVAKDSSNVDRFINRLRGCCVEIQNFIFKFFIDNMYGGIAQMKRSGRFNIGILDLTAHEVSVKSVREIQFTRMFTNGSETTQLHTLQVERGMTFNTAMTIYRKRARKRYEGFYQLKKKKRDKRVVILCLVAKSSAQFAICLKDIQMEIYRPHIGRQVRIENLKSIASRFLRVKLKTAQKYWQEQYDVCLNTCSHIFWNRTCHFPDDCMDGKRIRTYNVLSGRVLPFWNRITNIFEKNRYRIQMISAKTDVGQNIVGIVVPNSVFKIIYSDLSSNVCKVEVLESTKE; this is encoded by the exons ATGG AAGGAACTGATCAGAAATCAGACAATGGGGAGGAACCAGGACGCTGTCCGCCAAGCATGACGTCATCGAAACCAATGCAATCGGGAGCCAATTATAAGCCCACTCTTGACTCGCAAGGCCACTGTGCCCCGAAGACCAGAATTGCCGCTGTGACGAATGACTTTGGCAAGGAGATACCACTCTCCGTAATCACGGGAGCAGACGGGCTGATAAAAGAGTTCACAATTCTTCCATCGAGAAAAGGTACAGCCACAGTGGGTGGGGTTACCGCCGGACCACAGGAGAGGGAGAGCTTCACGTTTGAGGAAATCAGAGCTGTAATGGAAGATGAAAAGCCCTATAATCTAATGCACATAGTCCATTCGGAACCTCAAGTCGGCGATGCTCTGGCGCCGAATCAGTCCCTACAGGATGAGAAGGTCGACTATGAGGAGAATCGGGTGGCCGAGTCCTTCGTTATGTACGAGCCCAGCAAGCTCCAGCTTCCCGAGCCACATTCGGCAATGGCACTGGTTGAGAAGACCATTCTTTCATCGGTGTCACTGCCCGACATCAGCTACGATCTGAAACTGCCCGGATCCTCCCCGGGCTGCCTGAGTACCCAGCAACTGGAGGCGGTGGTCCATGCCTGCCAGACCCATGAGCGGGTTCTACCCTGTGGGGAGCGGGCTGGCTTCCTTCTGGGCGATGGACCTGGCGTGGGAAAGGGCCGGATCATAGCTGGGATCATATATGACAATTTCTTGAAGGGCCGCCAGCGGGCACTTTGGGTCTCCGTCTCGAATGTACTCAAGTGCGATGTGGAGCGTGATCTGAAAGACATTCGCGGGAGCAAGTGCGAGTGCGAGAAGATCAAAGTGGTGGTCTTGGACACATTGAATTTCTGGCGTATAAGCTCCGAGGAGAACGACAAGTTCAAAGCAGGCATCGTCTTCTGCACGTACACCTCTCTGTTGGCGATGTCGGAGAAGCTCGATGGGAAGTACGATAACCGTTTTCAACAGGTTTCCAGCTGGCTGGGCAAGGGCTTTGACGGGGTCATCGTCTTCGACGAGTGCGACAACGCCAGGAACCTCACTCGGGATAATGTCAGCGTGTTGCTGAAGCTGCAGAAGCAACTCCCCAATGCTCGGATGGTTTATGTCTTGGCCACGGAGCCCAGCGATCCCAGAAAAATGACCTTTATGACGCGTCTGGGCCTGTGGGGCCCCGGAACGGCCTATTTGAAATTCGATAGCTTTGCGAATGAGATGCAAAATCGAAACCCAGCCAGCATGAAGATGTTGTGCATGGACATGAAGCTGCGAGGCACCTACATAGCTCGACAGCTGAGCTTCAAGAAGGTCGGCGTCCGCATCGAAGAGGTTGCCATGACGAGGGAGTTCTGCAAGACGTACGATCATGCAGCCAAACTCTGGGCCGAGATCAACATGAAGTGGCAAGCAGCCTGCCGCCTGTTACACGTCGAGCCCTACACGCAGCAGAAGATCTGGGACGAGTACTGGTCCTCGCATCAACAGttctttcgattcttgtgcCTCGCCGGCAAGGTGGAAAATGCCCTGAATCTGGCTCGTCACGCCCTCGACCAAGGTAAGGCGGTGGTCATTAACCTTCAATCCACAGAAGAGTCGTGGACTATCGAATACTTGAAGGGCCACAAAGGCAAGCTTAAAGAGCCTGTATCCACTTTGAAGGTGATTATGAGATTGTTTGTAGAGAAATACTTTCCGGCGCCCAAACTCAAGGATTTTAATCGTCTGATCAACATGGCGGTCATAAACACATCGCAATCAAAGAGACACAGGCTGAACTCCGATGAGGATGCCGAATACGTTGAATCCGATGAGACCGACATGGAAAAGGCCGACAGTG ATAAACCCATGCAGGAGCGCATCCTGGTTCACTTGCACGACTATCTGCGGTCCaagcaaagcaaagaaaaggACACTTCCGGAGACATCACCGATTACGATGTGGGATGTTGTATCTACATGCGATACCAGATGCTGTGCAAGATTGATTTCTTAGGTCGCCGGCTGCCTGCCAATACGATGGACAAGCTTAAAGCAAGACTAGGCGGCCACAAAGCGGTGGCCGAGATAACCACAAGACGGGGAGGAATCGTTTCTATTAAGCAGGTCTACCAGTATATGCCGCGCTGTAGTAGCGTGGCCCATCGGGACCACGTCAACTTCATGGAGCATCAAAGTTTTATGGCGGACAGCAAGAAGGTGGCCATCATTTCGGAGACCACCGCCATGGGCATCTCTCTGCACAGCGACAAGACTGTGGCCAATCAGCGCCAGCGTGTGCACATCATCTTGGAGCTTCCGTCGAGCTTGGACCTGGCTATTCAACAATTGGGTCGCACGCATCGCTCCAATCAGGTCAACACCCCGGAATATGTGTTTGTTGTCGCGGACCTGGTAGGCGAACGACGCATGGCCACCACCGTCGCCGCTCGATTGAAGGCTCTGGGTGCTTGGATCAAGGACAATACCCTGTCCACCGATGACTCAGATCTTGAACAGATCAATATTAACAACATCCATGGACCCAGCAGCCTCTACCATGTGATCCAACAGATGGCAGGCCAGAGAAGCATCGATCCCTCTGAGATACCAGACACGTACAAGGGGGACTTTCTGGCCGACTGCGAAGTGGCCCTTGGCGATGTGGGCGTGCTCAATGTGGAGACAGGAGAGAACGGCGTCGAGATTTATAGCGTCGCCAAGGACTCCTCGAACGTTGATAGATTCATCAACAGATTGCGCGGGTGTTGCGTGGAGATTCAGAATTTCATATTCAAGTTCTTTATCGACAACATGTACGGGGGTATTGCGCAAATGAAGCGATCGGGTCGCTTTAACATTGGAATCCTCGACCTGACGGCCCACGAAGTTAGCGTAAAGTCCGTTAGGGAGATACAATTTACAAGGATGTTCACCAATGGCTCGGAAACCACACAGCTGCACACGTTGCAGGTGGAACGTGGCATGACATTTAATACGGCTATGACCAT TTACCGCAAAAGAGCACGTAAGCGCTACGAAGGCTTCTATCAATTGAAAAAGAAGAAACGGGACAAAAGGGTAGTTATCTTATGCCTGGTAGCCAAGTCGAGTGCCCAGTTTGCCATATGCCTCAAAGACATCCAAATGGAGATCTACCGACCCCATATCGGACGTCAAGTGCGCATCGAAAACCTCAAGTCCATTGCCTCGCGCTTTTTAAGGGTCAAGTTGAAAACGGCCCAGAAATATTGGCAGGAACAGTATGATGTGTGTCTAAACACCTGTTCCCATATCTTTTGGAATCGCACGTGTCACTTTCCCGATGACTGTATGGACGGCAAGCGTATACGCACCTATAATGTGCTCTCGGGGCGTGTGCTGCCCTTTTGGAACCGCATTACTAATATCTTTGAGAAGAACAGGTACAGGATCCAGATGATTAGTGCAAAAACTGATGTAGGTCAGAATATTGTGGGTATTGTGGTGCCGAATTCCGTCTTCAAGATAATCTACAGTGATTTGTCTTCAAATGTTTGTAAAGTTGAAGTATTAGAATCCACGAAAGAGTGA